A region of Myxococcus stipitatus DSM 14675 DNA encodes the following proteins:
- a CDS encoding LysR family transcriptional regulator, with the protein MTDRLSGVLVFVQAAEAGGFALAAQRLGLTRSAVGKSIARLEQRLGTRLFQRTTRQQRLTEDGQVFYERCVRALSELEAAEAALDSGRSEPTGRLRVTASVLFGRHLVAPLLWELAREHPGLELELSFSDRVVDLIEDGYDLAIRVAPLADQSGLAARKLGAQMMVVCASPDYVARQGRPRTLEDLTRHEAITYGRQGQSKPWLFPDGKGGDTSVRVRGRLRLDDLEAIADAATQGLGIAWLPCWLIAERLHRGELVDVLEGVGRHGNEIFAVWPQNKHLPSKVRRAIDLLAARLPERLATAMRKPPRSGRKR; encoded by the coding sequence ATGACAGACCGGCTCAGTGGAGTGCTCGTGTTCGTCCAGGCCGCGGAGGCCGGGGGCTTCGCGCTCGCGGCGCAGCGGCTGGGGCTGACGCGCTCCGCCGTGGGCAAGAGCATCGCGCGGCTGGAGCAGCGGCTGGGCACTCGCCTGTTCCAGCGCACCACGCGCCAGCAGCGCCTCACCGAGGACGGGCAGGTCTTCTACGAGCGCTGCGTGCGCGCCCTGTCGGAGCTGGAGGCCGCGGAGGCCGCGCTCGACTCCGGACGCAGCGAGCCCACGGGGCGGCTGCGCGTCACCGCGTCCGTGTTGTTCGGCCGGCACCTCGTCGCGCCGCTGTTGTGGGAACTGGCCCGCGAGCACCCGGGCCTGGAACTGGAGCTCTCCTTCAGCGACCGGGTGGTGGACCTCATCGAGGACGGCTACGACCTGGCCATCCGCGTCGCGCCGCTCGCGGACCAGTCCGGGCTCGCGGCGCGCAAGCTCGGCGCGCAGATGATGGTGGTGTGCGCCTCACCGGACTACGTGGCCCGTCAGGGCCGGCCTCGGACGCTGGAGGACCTGACCCGTCACGAGGCCATCACCTACGGGCGTCAGGGCCAGAGCAAGCCGTGGCTGTTTCCAGACGGGAAGGGGGGCGATACCTCCGTCCGCGTCCGGGGACGTCTGCGATTGGATGACCTGGAGGCCATCGCCGACGCCGCGACGCAAGGCCTGGGCATCGCGTGGCTGCCGTGCTGGCTCATCGCGGAGCGACTGCACCGGGGCGAGCTGGTGGATGTGCTGGAGGGCGTGGGGCGTCACGGCAACGAAATCTTCGCCGTCTGGCCTCAGAACAAGCACCTGCCCAGCAAGGTGCGCAGGGCCATCGACCTGCTCGCGGCGCGCCTCCCGGAGCGGCTCGCCACCGCGATGCGGAAGCCACCGCGTTCCGGAAGGAAGCGCTGA
- a CDS encoding zinc-dependent alcohol dehydrogenase family protein: MKRWELREPGRANLKLTSVAIPTPKPGEALVRVRAVSLNYRDKLILDSTAPRASREPLVPTSDMAGEVVATGEGVTRVRKGERVLAAFSPLWVDGPPVRVDGVIPSLGGALPGVLSEYVAVPESWLVAAPRTLDDVKASTLPCAGLTAWTALMEHGAPRPGQTVVTQGTGGVSLFAVQLASALGARVIVTSGDEEKLARAKALGAAHGIHRRQTPDWEQAVLELTGGRGADVILEVVGGDNLGHSVRALASGGRIALIGVLEGFEVRFPAVPLFQTHGIIQGVMVGHRRGLEELVRAVDTLRLEPVVDATYALDAFPQALEHLDRGPFGKVVVRVGA, translated from the coding sequence ATGAAGCGGTGGGAATTGCGCGAGCCGGGCCGCGCGAACTTGAAGCTGACGAGCGTGGCGATTCCCACGCCCAAGCCGGGCGAGGCGCTGGTGCGCGTCCGCGCGGTGTCGCTCAACTACCGGGACAAGCTCATCCTCGACTCCACCGCGCCGCGCGCCTCACGCGAGCCGCTGGTGCCCACGTCCGACATGGCCGGCGAGGTGGTGGCCACGGGCGAAGGCGTCACCCGGGTGCGCAAGGGAGAGCGGGTGCTCGCCGCCTTCAGTCCCCTGTGGGTGGATGGGCCGCCGGTTCGCGTGGACGGCGTCATCCCGAGCCTCGGGGGCGCGCTGCCCGGCGTCCTGTCGGAGTACGTGGCCGTCCCGGAGTCGTGGCTCGTCGCGGCGCCTCGGACGCTGGATGACGTGAAGGCCAGCACGCTGCCCTGCGCGGGCCTCACCGCGTGGACGGCGCTGATGGAGCACGGCGCGCCCAGGCCGGGCCAGACGGTGGTGACACAAGGCACGGGGGGCGTGTCCCTGTTCGCCGTGCAGCTCGCCTCCGCGCTCGGGGCGCGCGTCATCGTCACCTCGGGCGACGAGGAGAAGCTGGCCCGAGCCAAGGCCCTGGGCGCGGCGCATGGCATCCACCGTCGCCAGACGCCGGACTGGGAGCAGGCGGTGCTGGAGCTGACCGGAGGACGCGGCGCGGACGTCATCCTCGAGGTGGTGGGGGGCGACAACCTGGGGCACTCGGTGCGCGCGCTCGCGAGCGGAGGGCGCATCGCGCTCATCGGCGTCCTGGAGGGCTTCGAGGTGCGCTTCCCGGCGGTGCCGCTCTTCCAGACGCACGGCATCATCCAGGGGGTGATGGTCGGGCATCGGCGGGGACTGGAGGAGCTGGTCCGCGCGGTGGACACGCTCCGACTGGAGCCGGTGGTGGATGCGACCTATGCGCTGGACGCGTTCCCCCAGGCGCTCGAGCACCTGGACCGAGGCCCCTTCGGCAAGGTGGTGGTGCGCGTCGGCGCGTGA
- a CDS encoding GlxA family transcriptional regulator, giving the protein MTSSRSRPRPRRLGLLLYPGCMPAGLLATADMVRAVNRRAGRGVCEVVWLGLTPQPIVTEDGLTLRPQQTLAESRCDVCLVPGFWTETEADLEVMLERQAKLIAALREGGVGQAVWGYCAGVALTAAAGLLDGKAATGTWWFQRFLQQRFRRVRWRFTEPLVSDRGAVTAAGAQGHWLLVTQQLAQWVSAEVMRDVEHVLMLPRPPTAHPAFRPVELMAQPSAELKKLLVHAQSIPASELSLGTVAEHCAVSPRTLRRRIEAHAGLPAGAWLRLVKLRQVSEALTTSLEPLKVIGEQLGYLNESSLHRAFKQVTGMTPVHYRQAFGNVKKGR; this is encoded by the coding sequence GTGACCTCCTCGCGTTCGCGTCCACGTCCCCGGCGGCTGGGGTTGTTGCTCTACCCGGGCTGCATGCCGGCCGGACTGCTGGCCACCGCCGACATGGTGCGCGCCGTGAACCGCCGGGCGGGGCGCGGAGTCTGTGAAGTGGTGTGGCTGGGGCTGACGCCGCAGCCCATCGTCACCGAGGACGGGCTGACGCTGCGGCCTCAGCAGACCTTGGCGGAGAGCCGGTGTGACGTCTGCCTGGTGCCCGGGTTCTGGACCGAGACCGAGGCCGACCTCGAGGTCATGCTCGAGCGTCAGGCGAAGCTCATCGCCGCGCTCCGCGAGGGCGGGGTGGGGCAGGCGGTCTGGGGATACTGCGCGGGCGTCGCGCTCACGGCGGCGGCGGGCCTGCTGGATGGGAAGGCGGCCACGGGGACATGGTGGTTCCAGCGGTTCTTGCAGCAGCGCTTTCGACGTGTGCGCTGGCGCTTCACCGAGCCGCTGGTCTCCGACCGCGGGGCCGTCACCGCAGCGGGTGCGCAGGGGCACTGGCTCCTGGTGACCCAGCAACTGGCGCAGTGGGTCAGCGCGGAGGTGATGCGAGACGTCGAGCACGTGCTGATGCTGCCTCGGCCTCCGACAGCGCATCCTGCGTTCCGTCCGGTGGAGCTGATGGCGCAGCCGTCCGCCGAGCTGAAGAAGCTCCTCGTCCATGCCCAGTCCATCCCCGCGTCGGAGCTGAGTCTGGGCACGGTCGCCGAGCACTGCGCCGTTTCACCGCGCACCCTGCGCAGGAGAATCGAGGCACATGCCGGGCTCCCCGCGGGGGCCTGGTTGCGTCTGGTCAAGCTGCGGCAGGTGAGCGAGGCGCTGACCACCTCGCTGGAGCCCCTGAAGGTGATTGGCGAGCAGTTGGGCTACCTCAACGAGAGCAGCCTGCACCGGGCGTTCAAGCAGGTGACGGGCATGACGCCCGTCCACTACCGGCAGGCCTTCGGCAACGTGAAGAAGGGCCGCTGA
- a CDS encoding MBL fold metallo-hydrolase, producing MHITQLRNATVVLGFESAGQAVNLLIDPMLAPRAALPTLKWLTRTRRRNPLVDLPSQADSVLGSVTHALITHCQRGHFDHLDRAGKHFLRERRIPVFCTPHDEPYLRARGLEARPLGALNRAPFFHGHITAIPCVHGLGWVGRLMEHGVGYFIELPGEPSLYIAGDTLLTDAVRACVTQHQPDLVIVPAGGARFDTGGDILMNGEDALELTRVAPGRVIANHLEALDHCPTTREGLRAAARHAGLADRLLVPDDGEQYHFAA from the coding sequence ATGCACATCACCCAACTGCGCAACGCCACCGTGGTGCTCGGATTCGAGAGCGCCGGACAGGCCGTGAACCTGCTCATCGACCCCATGCTCGCGCCGCGCGCCGCGCTCCCCACGTTGAAGTGGCTTACCCGGACGCGGCGCCGCAATCCGCTCGTGGACCTGCCCTCGCAAGCGGACTCGGTGTTGGGCTCGGTGACCCACGCGCTCATCACCCACTGCCAGCGCGGCCACTTCGACCACCTGGACCGGGCGGGGAAGCACTTCCTGCGCGAGCGCCGCATCCCCGTGTTCTGCACGCCCCATGACGAGCCCTACCTGCGTGCACGAGGGCTGGAGGCCCGGCCGCTGGGCGCGCTGAATCGTGCGCCCTTCTTCCATGGCCACATCACCGCCATCCCCTGCGTTCATGGCCTGGGTTGGGTGGGCCGGCTGATGGAGCATGGCGTGGGCTACTTCATCGAGCTCCCCGGGGAGCCCAGCCTCTACATCGCCGGGGACACGCTGCTGACGGACGCGGTTCGCGCCTGCGTCACCCAGCACCAGCCCGACCTGGTGATTGTGCCCGCGGGAGGGGCCCGCTTCGACACGGGGGGCGACATCCTGATGAATGGAGAGGACGCCCTGGAGCTGACCCGTGTGGCCCCGGGGCGCGTCATCGCGAATCACCTGGAGGCCCTGGACCACTGCCCCACCACGCGCGAGGGCCTTCGCGCGGCGGCTCGACACGCGGGGCTGGCGGACAGGCTGCTCGTCCCGGATGACGGCGAGCAGTACCACTTCGCCGCGTAG
- a CDS encoding hybrid sensor histidine kinase/response regulator, giving the protein MARLNPIEALSELLQGEQERVARLWAKRLRAEIYEVDIPGKDLRAPLRRLVSEMARLLKDRGEDAVRLWPEVARSHGADRYTQNFEPEDLTREFKSLEEVLLHVYARHHGGLIEPEVAGLIAELVWEGDAAAQASYARILKTEEVRFREAAVMESVLNHVDVGILLAEVDGTVSFATPPVSRLMGVPMRAVVGGRAVNTLAPVLTQVNARHLAGEPFRVADMPFVRALKEQGPVRGVMMVVERPGGGEVTLEMSATPVWEEEGELAGAIQTFTDRTESANKTKALESAYGELRRLQGRLLQRTRQQALGQLAGGAAHALNNFLNVLRLRITLLQREYKPEHLEALDRTVQQIGELVARLQEFNVQRTEERPTDVNVDQTVRESLELARGELEQREHPVYVELDLNNPGAVRADAAFFRELVVNLMLASRDRMEEGGHLRVTTRVAGPGWLTLRIQDEGPRFAPEELSHLFDPLRRDPGAPQLSLYLAVARAQVQRWGGELMAENSPTGAGAAFVVKLPRVQEKVAQEAVKSPATGETPAAAVPRRFQQTRRVLVVDDDLDNARMMAEVLGEEGYEVQVAHDPTVALGMWDRRRFDAALLDAVMPEMSGWELARELREKSPQVLLAIVTGMDVRGQNRANLALVDAVFRKPIDVGALDDFLAQAEGGSGGENGRGSEESPLHSEAEHDHPG; this is encoded by the coding sequence GTGGCCCGACTCAATCCCATCGAAGCACTGTCGGAGCTGCTCCAGGGGGAGCAGGAGCGCGTGGCGCGCCTGTGGGCCAAGCGCCTGCGCGCGGAAATCTACGAAGTGGACATCCCCGGCAAGGACCTGCGCGCGCCGCTGCGGCGACTGGTCTCGGAGATGGCGCGGCTGCTCAAGGACCGGGGCGAGGACGCGGTGCGCCTGTGGCCGGAGGTCGCCCGCTCGCACGGCGCGGACCGGTACACGCAGAACTTCGAGCCCGAGGACCTCACACGCGAGTTCAAGTCCCTGGAAGAGGTGCTGCTGCACGTCTACGCGCGCCACCACGGCGGGCTGATTGAGCCCGAGGTCGCGGGCCTCATCGCGGAGCTGGTGTGGGAGGGGGACGCGGCGGCGCAGGCGTCGTACGCGCGCATCCTGAAGACGGAGGAGGTGCGCTTCCGCGAGGCCGCGGTGATGGAGTCGGTGCTCAACCACGTGGACGTGGGCATCCTGCTGGCGGAGGTGGATGGCACGGTGTCCTTCGCCACGCCGCCGGTGAGCCGGTTGATGGGTGTGCCCATGCGCGCGGTGGTGGGCGGGCGCGCGGTGAACACGCTGGCGCCGGTGCTGACGCAGGTGAACGCCCGGCACCTGGCGGGTGAGCCCTTCCGCGTGGCGGACATGCCCTTCGTGCGCGCGCTGAAGGAGCAGGGGCCGGTGCGCGGGGTGATGATGGTGGTGGAGCGCCCCGGCGGGGGCGAGGTGACGCTGGAGATGAGCGCCACCCCCGTCTGGGAGGAGGAGGGGGAACTCGCGGGCGCCATCCAGACCTTCACGGACCGCACCGAGTCCGCCAACAAGACGAAGGCCCTGGAGAGCGCGTACGGCGAGCTGCGGCGGCTTCAAGGCCGGCTGCTCCAGCGCACCCGGCAGCAGGCCCTGGGGCAGTTGGCCGGGGGCGCGGCGCATGCGCTCAACAACTTCCTCAACGTGCTGCGGCTGCGCATCACGCTGCTCCAGCGGGAGTACAAGCCCGAGCACCTGGAGGCGCTCGACCGGACGGTGCAGCAGATTGGCGAGCTGGTGGCGCGGCTCCAGGAGTTCAACGTCCAGCGCACCGAGGAGCGGCCCACGGACGTGAATGTGGACCAGACGGTGCGCGAGTCGCTGGAGCTGGCGAGAGGCGAGCTGGAGCAGCGCGAGCACCCGGTCTACGTGGAGCTGGACTTGAACAACCCCGGCGCGGTGCGCGCGGACGCGGCCTTCTTCCGCGAGCTGGTGGTGAACCTGATGCTCGCGTCGCGCGACCGGATGGAGGAGGGCGGGCACCTGCGGGTGACGACGCGCGTCGCGGGGCCGGGCTGGCTCACGCTGCGCATCCAGGACGAGGGGCCCCGCTTCGCTCCCGAGGAGCTGTCGCACCTGTTCGACCCGCTGCGCAGGGACCCGGGGGCGCCGCAGCTGTCCCTGTACCTGGCGGTGGCGCGGGCGCAGGTGCAGCGCTGGGGCGGGGAGTTGATGGCGGAGAACTCGCCGACGGGGGCGGGCGCGGCCTTCGTGGTGAAGCTGCCTCGGGTGCAGGAGAAGGTGGCGCAGGAGGCCGTGAAGTCCCCCGCGACGGGGGAGACACCGGCCGCGGCGGTGCCTCGGCGCTTCCAGCAGACCCGGCGCGTGCTGGTGGTGGACGACGACTTGGACAACGCCCGGATGATGGCCGAGGTGCTGGGCGAGGAAGGCTACGAGGTGCAGGTGGCCCATGACCCCACCGTGGCGCTGGGGATGTGGGACCGCAGGCGCTTCGACGCGGCCTTGCTGGACGCGGTGATGCCCGAGATGAGCGGGTGGGAGCTGGCGCGCGAGCTGCGTGAGAAGTCGCCCCAGGTGCTGCTCGCCATCGTCACGGGCATGGACGTGCGCGGGCAGAATCGCGCGAACCTCGCGCTGGTGGACGCGGTGTTCCGCAAGCCCATCGACGTGGGGGCGCTGGATGACTTCCTGGCGCAGGCGGAAGGGGGCTCGGGCGGGGAGAATGGCCGAGGCTCCGAGGAGTCACCCCTTCACAGCGAGGCCGAGCACGACCATCCGGGGTGA
- a CDS encoding DUF2270 domain-containing protein: MPLNEPIKTDLLESPWLSQQAMAQLFRGELSRSDTWRTRLDTTTNWALTTTAAVISFGFATPSSSHVTFLVGIWMVVSFLLVEARRYRYYDLWNRRVRLLEDGWWAPMLRREPVDPDALRELAVEMSRPQIQLSLLSAISTRLNRTYGPILLVLLLTWFSKVYSYPQPPQDFAEFVARAHVAWIPGLLVMSALSLITVGAAYLFISSFFIRAPLGELRTRPRGRRAALWESFYRPYAIHRRHRPTRRPPRSPDAASEH, from the coding sequence ATGCCCCTCAACGAGCCCATCAAGACCGACCTGCTCGAGTCGCCCTGGCTGTCCCAGCAGGCCATGGCCCAGCTGTTCCGGGGCGAGCTGAGCCGCTCCGACACCTGGCGCACCCGGCTGGATACGACGACCAACTGGGCGCTCACGACGACCGCGGCCGTCATCTCCTTCGGCTTCGCGACGCCCTCCAGCTCCCACGTCACCTTCCTCGTCGGCATCTGGATGGTGGTGTCCTTCCTGCTCGTCGAGGCGCGGCGCTATCGCTACTACGACTTGTGGAACCGCCGGGTGCGGCTGCTGGAGGATGGCTGGTGGGCCCCCATGCTGCGCCGGGAGCCCGTGGACCCGGATGCCTTGCGGGAGCTGGCCGTGGAGATGTCCCGGCCGCAAATCCAGCTCTCGCTCCTGTCCGCCATCTCCACGCGGCTCAACCGCACCTATGGCCCCATCCTGCTCGTGCTGCTCTTGACGTGGTTCTCCAAGGTCTACAGCTACCCGCAGCCGCCCCAGGACTTCGCCGAGTTCGTCGCCCGGGCCCACGTCGCGTGGATACCTGGGCTGCTGGTCATGTCGGCGCTGAGCCTCATCACGGTGGGGGCGGCGTACCTGTTCATCTCCTCGTTCTTCATCCGGGCGCCGCTGGGGGAGCTGCGCACCCGCCCTCGAGGGCGACGCGCTGCCCTGTGGGAGTCGTTCTACCGGCCCTACGCCATCCACCGGAGGCACCGGCCGACGCGCCGGCCGCCCCGGAGCCCGGACGCCGCGTCCGAGCACTGA
- a CDS encoding isocitrate dehydrogenase (NAD(+)), with product MANTRTVTVINGDGIGPEVMAATIRVLEALKVPLEFEHKDAGTEVVAKYGTNLPHETVEAVLRSGVALKGPTGTVVGGGLPSANVGLRKRLDLYSSLRPVKSVPNVKTRYENVDLIVVRENTESLYAGLEHIIVPGVVESLKIITEKASTRIARFGFEYARKHGRKKVTGVHKANIMKLSDGLFLDCCRKVGREYPEIQYEEVIIDNLCMQLVKDPTRFDVMVLENLYGDIVSDLCAGLVGGLGVVPGANIGERTAVFEAVHGTAPDIAGKGIANPTALMMSAVMMLDYLDMREEARRMENAIQKVYGDGKVRTGDLGGGATTRDFTDAIIAAL from the coding sequence ATGGCGAACACCCGCACTGTCACGGTCATCAATGGCGACGGCATCGGCCCCGAGGTGATGGCGGCCACCATTCGCGTCCTCGAGGCGCTCAAGGTTCCCCTCGAGTTCGAGCACAAGGACGCGGGCACGGAAGTGGTTGCGAAGTACGGCACCAACCTGCCCCACGAGACGGTGGAGGCCGTGCTGCGCAGTGGCGTCGCGCTGAAGGGCCCCACTGGCACGGTGGTGGGCGGCGGCCTTCCTTCGGCGAACGTGGGTCTGCGCAAGCGGCTGGACCTGTACTCGTCGCTGCGGCCCGTCAAGAGCGTGCCGAATGTGAAGACGCGCTACGAGAACGTGGACCTCATCGTCGTTCGTGAGAACACGGAGAGCCTCTACGCCGGCCTGGAGCACATCATCGTCCCGGGCGTGGTGGAGTCGCTGAAGATCATCACGGAGAAGGCCTCCACGCGCATCGCGCGCTTTGGCTTCGAGTACGCGCGCAAGCACGGCCGCAAGAAGGTGACGGGCGTGCACAAGGCCAACATCATGAAGTTGTCGGACGGCCTCTTCCTGGACTGCTGCCGCAAGGTGGGCCGTGAGTATCCGGAGATCCAGTACGAGGAAGTCATCATCGACAACCTCTGCATGCAGCTGGTGAAGGACCCGACGCGGTTCGACGTGATGGTGCTGGAGAACCTGTACGGCGACATCGTGAGTGATTTGTGCGCGGGTCTGGTGGGCGGCCTGGGCGTGGTGCCGGGCGCGAACATCGGCGAGCGCACGGCGGTGTTCGAGGCGGTCCACGGCACGGCGCCGGACATCGCGGGCAAGGGCATCGCGAACCCGACGGCGCTGATGATGTCGGCGGTGATGATGCTGGACTACCTGGACATGCGCGAGGAAGCGCGCCGGATGGAGAACGCCATCCAGAAGGTGTACGGCGACGGCAAGGTCCGCACAGGCGACCTGGGTGGCGGCGCCACCACGCGCGACTTCACGGACGCCATCATCGCCGCGCTGTAG
- a CDS encoding imm11 family protein, producing the protein MSQMRYFRLSENVQAGYWFLGDPRNEQGQEVEGPSLFRARRPVSVESRLTVPIIEPGKPLDFSTAGTGAAPIVHVTVASLFAEWAPNDVQLLPVGIQGHMDPYLLLVATKLIRCIDDQSSEEVRYWKPEHGQPERVGDYKVVSGLRIDASKVGDAKVFRTWGWDLALIVSEDIKQALERAKVTGVKFTPV; encoded by the coding sequence ATGTCCCAGATGCGCTACTTCCGGCTGAGTGAGAACGTTCAAGCGGGGTACTGGTTCCTCGGTGACCCTCGGAACGAGCAGGGCCAGGAGGTAGAGGGCCCGTCTCTGTTCAGGGCGAGGCGGCCTGTGTCTGTCGAGAGCCGCCTGACGGTGCCCATCATCGAGCCGGGCAAGCCGTTGGATTTCTCCACGGCCGGGACGGGCGCGGCTCCCATCGTTCACGTCACTGTGGCGTCTCTCTTCGCGGAGTGGGCTCCCAACGACGTGCAACTCCTTCCCGTCGGAATCCAGGGTCACATGGACCCGTACCTCCTCCTGGTGGCGACGAAGCTCATCCGCTGCATCGACGACCAGTCGTCCGAGGAGGTGCGCTACTGGAAGCCCGAGCACGGGCAACCAGAGCGAGTCGGTGACTACAAGGTCGTGAGCGGGCTGCGTATCGACGCCTCGAAGGTGGGGGATGCGAAGGTGTTCCGGACCTGGGGCTGGGACCTCGCGCTCATCGTGTCCGAGGACATCAAGCAGGCCCTGGAGCGCGCGAAGGTCACCGGCGTGAAGTTCACACCCGTGTAG
- a CDS encoding translation initiation factor, with protein sequence MGKRDKKDEPAAPAAPFHNPFAALAAKREELPVGPSAPAAPPVRKPEPKGPARAVVRMERKGRGGKEVTVVEHLELPAPQREVWLKALKNSLGCGGVVEGDDLVLQGDQRERLPSLLEARGVRKVTVG encoded by the coding sequence ATGGGCAAACGCGACAAGAAGGACGAGCCCGCAGCCCCCGCCGCGCCGTTCCACAACCCCTTCGCCGCGTTGGCGGCGAAGCGGGAGGAGCTGCCGGTGGGGCCGTCCGCGCCCGCCGCGCCGCCGGTGCGGAAGCCCGAGCCGAAGGGCCCCGCGCGTGCGGTGGTGCGCATGGAGCGCAAGGGGCGAGGGGGCAAGGAAGTCACGGTGGTGGAGCACCTGGAGTTGCCCGCGCCGCAGCGCGAGGTCTGGCTCAAGGCGCTGAAGAACTCGCTGGGCTGTGGGGGCGTGGTGGAGGGGGATGACCTCGTGCTCCAAGGCGACCAGCGGGAGCGGCTGCCCTCGCTGTTGGAGGCGCGCGGCGTCCGCAAGGTGACGGTCGGCTGA
- a CDS encoding thioredoxin domain-containing protein, whose protein sequence is MSSKSSSLNAPVSSRAGVALLVLGLCASALSIFQWSQLLTLRAGGATVCGVSETVNCETVWNSPFATKVHELFGIPIAGLGLVWGLVVVALSALYLARARSGRSVAPASQGLKLAALAGVLAVPMFAVVSFQAGAVCPTCLATYALVAAIAGVAWKGLPSASGEWGPALTWAVGTTVAAFIAVSLPGRSLSTPPPKAGALLPPVAASTSELSTPASLEAYLRGLPADQQQFLSNALAMYRNDTPKPAAAPARRRYGPADAPVKIVEWTDSKCPHCKSLVEELAVLKKRVPEGKLSLEARQFPLDGACNPAMQRRGPDAPSVRCVAAKAQICLEGATDYWELREKLFAAQAMLDTERVMEIASSGSVPRGQLDACMASSETAAKLQEDTSYALRYHFTGTPLVVVNGRMAMPSAPFLYALVMADGNPSAPAFDVLPPPRAMPRDDHAGHNH, encoded by the coding sequence ATGAGTTCGAAGTCCTCCTCCCTGAACGCCCCCGTCTCCTCCCGCGCCGGGGTGGCGCTGTTGGTGCTGGGCCTGTGTGCGAGCGCGCTGTCCATCTTCCAGTGGAGCCAGCTGCTCACCCTTCGCGCCGGCGGCGCCACCGTCTGTGGCGTGTCCGAGACGGTGAACTGCGAGACGGTGTGGAACTCGCCGTTCGCCACGAAGGTGCATGAGTTGTTCGGCATCCCCATCGCGGGCCTGGGCCTGGTGTGGGGGTTGGTGGTGGTGGCGCTGTCGGCGCTGTACCTGGCACGGGCGCGCTCTGGCAGGTCCGTGGCTCCGGCGTCGCAGGGGCTCAAGCTGGCGGCGCTGGCGGGAGTCCTGGCCGTGCCGATGTTCGCGGTGGTGAGCTTCCAGGCGGGGGCGGTGTGCCCGACGTGTCTGGCCACCTACGCGCTGGTGGCGGCCATCGCCGGTGTGGCGTGGAAGGGTCTGCCCTCGGCTTCGGGCGAGTGGGGCCCCGCGCTGACGTGGGCGGTGGGGACGACGGTCGCCGCGTTCATTGCTGTTTCGTTGCCGGGCCGTTCGCTGTCCACGCCTCCGCCCAAGGCGGGCGCGCTGTTGCCGCCCGTGGCCGCGTCGACGTCGGAGTTGAGCACGCCCGCGTCGCTGGAGGCGTACCTGCGCGGGTTGCCGGCGGACCAGCAGCAGTTCCTCTCCAACGCGCTGGCGATGTACCGCAACGACACGCCGAAGCCCGCCGCGGCTCCCGCGCGTCGTCGTTATGGGCCCGCGGATGCACCGGTGAAGATTGTCGAGTGGACCGACAGCAAGTGCCCCCACTGCAAGTCGTTGGTGGAGGAGCTGGCGGTGCTCAAGAAGCGCGTGCCGGAAGGGAAGCTGTCGCTGGAGGCAAGGCAGTTCCCGCTGGATGGGGCGTGCAACCCGGCGATGCAGCGGCGGGGGCCGGATGCTCCTTCCGTGCGATGCGTGGCGGCCAAGGCGCAGATCTGCCTGGAGGGCGCGACGGACTACTGGGAGCTGCGCGAGAAGCTCTTCGCGGCGCAGGCGATGTTGGACACGGAGCGGGTGATGGAGATTGCGTCGTCCGGTTCGGTGCCGCGCGGGCAACTGGACGCGTGCATGGCGTCGTCGGAGACGGCGGCGAAGCTGCAGGAGGACACGTCCTATGCGCTGCGCTACCACTTCACGGGCACGCCGCTGGTGGTGGTGAATGGCCGCATGGCGATGCCGTCCGCGCCGTTCCTGTACGCGCTGGTGATGGCGGATGGGAACCCGAGCGCTCCGGCCTTCGACGTGCTGCCGCCTCCGCGCGCGATGCCCCGCGACGACCACGCGGGCCACAACCACTGA
- a CDS encoding cupin domain-containing protein: MDVKHLSSFQDFSPEKLRKHNIFQSERFFLDVYCLAPGQAQKPHHHATSDKVYIVLEGRCRFRVGAEEEAHGPGAAVFAPAGAEHGVVNDGPDSARLLVLMTPPPEHA; the protein is encoded by the coding sequence ATGGATGTGAAGCACCTGTCCTCCTTCCAGGACTTCTCCCCGGAGAAGCTCCGGAAGCACAACATCTTCCAGTCCGAGCGCTTCTTCCTCGACGTGTACTGTCTCGCGCCCGGGCAGGCCCAGAAGCCGCACCACCATGCCACCTCGGACAAGGTCTACATCGTCCTGGAGGGCCGCTGCCGCTTCCGCGTCGGCGCGGAGGAAGAGGCCCACGGCCCTGGTGCCGCCGTCTTCGCCCCCGCGGGTGCCGAGCATGGTGTCGTCAATGATGGCCCCGACTCCGCCCGACTGCTCGTTCTGATGACCCCGCCCCCGGAGCATGCATGA